The sequence CATGAGATTGCGGTAGAGTTTCCAGGGACGCACGCGCTTGCCGCCGAGGCTGATGTAGAGATAGTCGCGCAGCCACGTGGAGAGCGTGATGTGCCAGCGATGCCAGAACTCGCGCGGGCTTGCGGCGCGATAGGGAAAATCGAAATTCTCCGGCAGGCGGATGCTGTAGAGAAGCGCGAGGCCAAGCGCGATGTCCGTGTAGCCCGCGAAGTCGCCGTAGATCTGCAACGTGTACGCGAATGACGCGGCGACCAGCTCCGCGGTCTGGTACATCGCCGGAAAATCGAAGACACGATCGACGATGTTCTCGCGCAGGTAGTCCGCGATCGCGATCTTCTTGATGAAACCCGACAGCAACAGGAAGATCGCGAGCGACACATCCTGCCGTGTCGCGCCCGCGCGGGATTCGAGCTGGGGGATGAGGTCGTCCGCGCGAGCGATCGGCCCGGCGACAAGGCGCGGAAAAAACGCGAGATACGCGGCGTAGGACGCCAGCGACGACGCGGGGCCGCGCGCGCCGCGGTAGACGTCGATCGTGTAAGACAGCGACTGGAAGATATAAAACGAAATGCCGATCGGCAGCGGCAGGTTCTTTGGTTCGTACGCGAAGCCGACGCCGGCGAACGACGCGAGCGAAGCGAGGCTCTCGCCAAAGAAGTCGAGATATTTGAACGCGCCGAGCAAGGCGAGATCGACGACGACCGACGCCGCGACAAGCGCGCGGCGCCGCCCGGCACCGGCGCGCGCCATCGCCCGCGAGAGCGTGTAATCGAGCGCCGTGACAAAAAGCAGCAGGAACAGGAAAGCCGGATCGAAGTCAAACGAGAACGACGCGCCGGAAAGCACGTCGCCGACGTTCTTCGCCTCGCCCGCGATCCGCAACTGGAAGCTGGCGTAGAAAACGTAACCGGCAAGCGTGTGGACGAGAAGACGCGCGGTCGGGCGCGCGCGCGCCAGATAAAACGCGGCGAGCGAAACGGCGAGAAACAGC is a genomic window of bacterium containing:
- a CDS encoding MBOAT family protein; translated protein: MNFASPSFALFLAVSLAAFYLARARPTARLLVHTLAGYVFYASFQLRIAGEAKNVGDVLSGASFSFDFDPAFLFLLLFVTALDYTLSRAMARAGAGRRRALVAASVVVDLALLGAFKYLDFFGESLASLASFAGVGFAYEPKNLPLPIGISFYIFQSLSYTIDVYRGARGPASSLASYAAYLAFFPRLVAGPIARADDLIPQLESRAGATRQDVSLAIFLLLSGFIKKIAIADYLRENIVDRVFDFPAMYQTAELVAASFAYTLQIYGDFAGYTDIALGLALLYSIRLPENFDFPYRAASPREFWHRWHITLSTWLRDYLYISLGGKRVRPWKLYRNLMITMVLGGLWHGAGWNFVAWGALHGVALCAHRPWSEWRRRRGKPEPRGVSLALRVFATFLFVNFAWIFFRADDWGIVGDFFRQLTTLTFGMTNVSAPVLAVMAVAMAGMWCPPAWYVRFRDAFCRMPIAVQLLIAAAGGFAIWKLSAAGLAPFVYEKF